The following are from one region of the Salmo salar chromosome ssa27, Ssal_v3.1, whole genome shotgun sequence genome:
- the tnfa gene encoding tumor necrosis factor a (TNF superfamily, member 2) yields the protein MEGDCSRVMVDMESGPVYPATTVTLVREKSSHQWRLCGALLAIALFVSAALFITWHAKKQDQVEEVDELQHTLRQLSGNIKAAIHLEGEYNSSGKYKTTVEWTDSVGQVFSQGGLKLNNNEIVIPQTGLYFVYSQVSFHVSCKANPKHPNNQEMVHLSNTVKRWSPSYGSADSKEYLPLLNSVRTVCKKSSNSEASEGKWYNAVYMGAVFNLEKGDLLRTVTENRLLPHLESGAGKNFFGVFAL from the exons ATGGAAGGTGATTGCAGCAGAGTGATGGTAGACATGGAGAGTGGCCCTGTATACCCAGCAACGACCGTGACCCTGGTACGGGAAAAGTcctcacaccagtggaggctgtgtGGTGCCCTGCTGGCCATTGCACTGTTTGTCTCAGCTGCGCTTTTCATTACCTGGCACGCCAAG AAACAAGATCAGGTCGAGGAAGTTGATG AACTTCAGCATACATTGAGACAACTCTCTGGAAACATAAAGGCTGCCATTCATTTAGAAG GTGAATACAACAGCAGTGGAAAATACAAGAccacagtggagtggacagacagtgtggGCCAGGTATTCTCACAGGGGGGTCTTAAACTCAACAACAACGAGATTGTGATCCCCCAGACGGGCCTATACTTCGTCTATAGCCAGGTCTCTTTCCACGTCAGCTGCAAGGCCAACCCAAAGCACCCTAACAACCAGGAGATGGTTCACCTGAGTAACACAGTCAAGCGCTGGTCCCCAAGCTACGGCAGCGCTGACAGCAAGGAGTACCTGCCGCTGCTCAACTCCGTACGCACCGTGTGTAAGAAGTCGTCCAACAGCGAGGCGAGCGAAGGAAAGTGGTATAATGCAGTGTACATGGGAGCAGTGTTCAACCTGGAGAAAGGAGACCTGCTCCGGACAGTCACAGAGAACAGGCTTCTGCCACATCTGGAGAGTGGCGCTGGGAAGAACTTTTTTGGCGTGTTCGCCTTGTGA